A genomic segment from Candidatus Hydrogenedentota bacterium encodes:
- a CDS encoding VCBS repeat-containing protein, with product MRAAAGTIVFIVGCLGFGLEAASFPAFTEHVINPEAEVVYAVDAADINGDKKLDIIGVSATYVAWYENSTWTQHRIADQLRNDNVCAAPYDIDGDGVPEIAVGADWQFNNTKGGGALYLLKHNGDPTKEWDVTTIRESIPTLHRIRWADVDGDGKKELVVAPLKGVNSHPPSFDDKPIRLRVLYPPADLSAGEWREEIVDESLHVCHNVWPWRRVGQNRDDLLAASFEGVSHFVRGNDGRWTKNALAPGNYEPAPRAGSGEIKVTSVEPYMLAAIEPWHANHVVVYVYESGAWRREVLDDSFAGGHLVYWGDFDGDGDEDVVAGHRDASSVSQTVGLYAYEQTREDGKTRWTKHTIDAGGMATEDGVVADINGDGRPDIVAGGRSTHNIKYYENLGAK from the coding sequence ATGCGCGCTGCAGCAGGTACGATAGTTTTCATAGTGGGGTGTTTGGGCTTCGGATTGGAGGCAGCGTCCTTTCCCGCGTTCACGGAACACGTCATCAATCCCGAAGCGGAAGTGGTCTATGCCGTAGACGCCGCCGATATCAACGGCGACAAGAAACTCGATATCATCGGCGTAAGCGCGACCTATGTTGCATGGTACGAGAATTCCACGTGGACCCAGCATCGCATCGCGGACCAACTGCGCAATGACAACGTTTGCGCGGCGCCGTACGACATCGACGGCGACGGTGTTCCCGAAATCGCGGTGGGCGCGGACTGGCAGTTCAACAATACGAAAGGCGGCGGCGCGCTCTATCTGTTGAAGCACAACGGCGACCCTACCAAGGAGTGGGATGTCACGACGATTCGCGAATCGATCCCAACGCTTCATCGCATCCGTTGGGCCGATGTGGACGGTGACGGCAAAAAAGAACTTGTCGTCGCTCCACTGAAGGGGGTCAATTCGCATCCTCCGAGTTTCGACGACAAGCCGATTCGACTTCGCGTGTTGTATCCGCCCGCCGATTTGAGCGCGGGCGAATGGCGCGAGGAGATTGTGGACGAATCGCTGCACGTCTGCCATAACGTTTGGCCGTGGCGGCGCGTAGGACAGAATCGCGATGACCTTCTCGCCGCGTCTTTCGAGGGCGTCTCTCATTTTGTGCGCGGCAACGACGGAAGATGGACGAAGAATGCGTTGGCGCCGGGCAATTACGAACCGGCGCCGCGCGCGGGCTCCGGCGAGATCAAGGTCACTTCCGTCGAACCATACATGCTTGCGGCGATCGAACCGTGGCACGCGAACCATGTCGTCGTATACGTATACGAGAGCGGCGCATGGCGGCGCGAGGTGCTTGACGATTCATTCGCGGGTGGACACCTCGTGTACTGGGGCGATTTCGACGGCGACGGCGACGAGGACGTGGTGGCAGGGCACCGCGACGCGTCGTCCGTTTCGCAAACGGTCGGATTGTATGCCTACGAGCAGACGCGGGAAGACGGCAAGACGCGTTGGACAAAGCACACGATCGACGCGGGCGGAATGGCGACGGAGGATGGAGTCGTCGCCGACATCAACGGTGATGGCCGGCCCGATATCGTTGCAGGCGGAAGGTCAACGCACAACATCAAGTACTATGAGAATCTTGGAGCGAAGTAG
- a CDS encoding HEAT repeat domain-containing protein: protein MAKMKVADGLEVTLFAAEPDLFNPTTIDVDAQGRVWVCEARNYRLFKQPITDKAGDRIRVLEDTDGDGRCDKATTFYQDPSLQAPMGIAVLGDRVYICQSPDLFYLEDTDKDGVADKRTVVLTGFAGIDGDHAIHGVTFGPDGYLYFSNGDQGLDVTDQSGNRVHVGKNAPHMAASVLRCDLDGNRLELIAEGMRNPYEPAVDPWGNVFISDNDDDGNEQCRVNFVMDGANYGYWPRRKGDRKLDEVHWNTDRPGVMPTMVKTGFGSPTGLMFYQGNLLQKHQNTLIHADAGPRVIRSYRPRFNGAGFSAKIDILLSNEADTWFRPSDVCSAPDGAIFISDWYDPGVGGHRMGDTARGRIYRLAPKGVKHTVPPFDLSREEGIAHALNSPNQARRYQAHVELSKPQFSVDTTLLRGFAASQSADYQARATWLLAQNETLANKFVLGAFANKSTLLRVQAVRIAARLGFDDVLLAAASDVDPQVRRQVALSLASRSAEPSVAKILMHVATQYDGIDRVYRESIGIAFRGKESWAFNEVIARLGDTWDARLAGLVIQLHPPDALPLVQSALGNKKLGKDLHTLAIDALDAIGTKESGRELVAVLGSDASPDVKNHALHHLARDGGDAWRGVTEGDAMLAYLNSALANPELRGAALAFVRDTQLVPMLGHVAALAASPDTSPDVRVQALGTVQAVAARARRNESAEYLKPMASLLESDDADTRSAAVKAIGAFKGDDATDVLTNVLADANGNSDVRREAMHALSNSRAGANVLVALAEKQGIPQDLLLDATELLNSHSSEQIRLIAQKVLPRAATREGTALPPLAELLAMSGDPARGKETFFSPDRAQCYRCHVINGEGKAVGPDLSKIGQKASKENLFDSILNPSAAIAPEYKVWIVTSFEEGALSGFIKSDTPEAVELMDSAGNTIRLDPKDITERSESSASLMPNGLTAALTAQELADVVAYLLTLK from the coding sequence ATGGCGAAAATGAAAGTCGCGGACGGCCTGGAGGTCACGCTGTTCGCGGCGGAACCGGACCTGTTCAATCCGACGACGATCGATGTCGATGCGCAGGGGCGGGTGTGGGTGTGCGAGGCGCGGAACTACCGGTTGTTTAAGCAGCCGATCACGGACAAGGCGGGCGACCGCATTCGCGTGCTCGAGGACACGGACGGCGATGGGCGATGCGACAAGGCGACGACGTTCTACCAAGACCCGTCGTTGCAGGCGCCGATGGGAATCGCGGTGTTGGGCGACCGCGTGTACATCTGCCAGTCGCCGGACTTGTTTTACCTCGAAGACACCGACAAGGACGGCGTCGCGGACAAGCGCACGGTTGTCCTAACAGGATTCGCGGGCATCGATGGGGATCATGCGATTCATGGCGTCACATTTGGACCGGACGGTTACCTTTATTTCAGTAACGGCGATCAAGGGCTGGACGTCACCGACCAGAGCGGCAACCGCGTCCACGTGGGCAAGAACGCGCCGCACATGGCTGCGTCCGTCCTGCGCTGTGACCTCGACGGCAATCGGCTCGAACTCATCGCCGAGGGGATGCGCAATCCGTATGAGCCCGCTGTCGATCCTTGGGGTAACGTGTTTATTTCGGATAACGACGACGACGGCAACGAGCAATGCCGCGTAAATTTTGTAATGGATGGGGCGAACTACGGTTATTGGCCCCGCCGCAAGGGCGACCGCAAGCTGGATGAAGTGCATTGGAACACCGACCGCCCGGGGGTCATGCCGACGATGGTGAAAACGGGATTCGGATCGCCGACGGGGTTGATGTTTTATCAGGGAAACTTGCTGCAAAAACATCAAAACACGCTTATCCACGCGGACGCCGGACCTCGCGTAATCCGTTCGTATCGTCCGCGATTCAACGGTGCGGGATTCTCGGCGAAAATCGATATCCTTCTTTCGAATGAAGCGGACACATGGTTTCGTCCGAGTGACGTTTGTTCAGCACCAGACGGGGCGATCTTTATATCGGACTGGTATGATCCCGGAGTCGGTGGCCATCGAATGGGAGATACTGCGCGTGGGCGAATCTATCGACTCGCGCCGAAGGGAGTCAAACACACGGTACCCCCGTTTGATTTGTCGCGAGAGGAAGGGATTGCGCATGCCCTGAACTCGCCGAATCAAGCTCGACGTTACCAAGCGCACGTCGAGCTGTCAAAGCCACAATTCTCGGTGGATACGACCTTGCTTCGAGGTTTCGCCGCCTCGCAAAGTGCCGACTACCAAGCACGGGCCACATGGTTGTTAGCGCAGAATGAAACATTGGCAAACAAATTCGTGTTGGGAGCCTTCGCAAACAAGAGTACGCTTCTACGTGTTCAAGCAGTACGAATTGCCGCACGACTGGGATTTGACGATGTGCTACTCGCCGCGGCTTCAGACGTAGATCCGCAAGTTCGGAGACAAGTTGCGCTTTCATTGGCGTCCAGGAGTGCGGAGCCAAGTGTGGCAAAGATTCTCATGCATGTTGCGACTCAATACGACGGAATCGACCGCGTCTATCGCGAATCGATCGGCATCGCGTTCCGCGGCAAGGAATCATGGGCGTTCAACGAAGTCATCGCGCGGCTCGGCGACACTTGGGACGCGCGCCTCGCCGGACTCGTGATTCAACTGCATCCGCCCGACGCGTTGCCGCTTGTCCAATCCGCGCTAGGCAACAAGAAGTTGGGTAAAGACCTGCACACGCTCGCCATCGACGCGCTGGATGCGATTGGCACGAAGGAATCGGGCCGGGAGTTGGTTGCGGTACTCGGCTCTGATGCATCGCCGGACGTGAAGAACCACGCCCTGCACCATCTCGCGCGCGACGGAGGCGACGCATGGCGCGGCGTAACCGAAGGCGACGCGATGCTTGCGTATCTGAATTCGGCGTTGGCAAATCCCGAACTCCGCGGCGCCGCGCTGGCGTTTGTTCGGGACACGCAACTCGTGCCTATGCTGGGCCATGTCGCGGCGCTGGCGGCATCCCCAGACACGTCGCCCGACGTTCGTGTACAAGCGCTCGGCACCGTACAAGCAGTCGCGGCGCGCGCGCGCCGGAACGAGTCCGCGGAATACCTGAAGCCGATGGCGTCCTTGCTCGAATCGGACGACGCTGACACGCGTTCCGCCGCGGTGAAGGCCATTGGCGCGTTCAAAGGCGACGATGCGACCGACGTACTCACGAATGTGCTGGCAGACGCGAATGGCAACAGCGACGTTCGGCGCGAAGCGATGCACGCGTTGAGTAATTCTAGGGCGGGCGCGAACGTGCTGGTTGCGCTTGCGGAGAAGCAAGGGATTCCCCAGGACTTGCTGCTCGACGCGACGGAACTTTTGAATTCCCATTCGAGCGAGCAGATTCGCCTTATCGCGCAGAAGGTGCTGCCGCGCGCGGCGACGCGGGAAGGCACGGCGCTGCCCCCATTGGCGGAATTGCTTGCGATGTCCGGCGATCCGGCTCGTGGGAAGGAGACGTTTTTCAGTCCCGATCGCGCGCAGTGCTACCGATGCCACGTGATTAACGGCGAAGGCAAGGCGGTCGGGCCGGACTTGTCCAAGATTGGACAAAAGGCGAGTAAAGAGAATCTGTTCGATTCGATTCTCAATCCGAGTGCGGCGATTGCGCCGGAATACAAAGTGTGGATCGTCACTTCGTTCGAAGAAGGCGCGCTGAGCGGGTTCATCAAGTCCGACACGCCGGAGGCCGTCGAGTTAATGGATTCCGCGGGGAACACCATTCGACTCGATCCAAAAGACATCACCGAGCGCAGCGAGTCGAGCGCTTCGCTCATGCCGAATGGACTGACAGCCGCGCTCACCGCGCAGGAACTGGCGGATGTGGTTGCATATTTGCTGACGCTGAAGTGA